A single region of the Grus americana isolate bGruAme1 chromosome 3, bGruAme1.mat, whole genome shotgun sequence genome encodes:
- the OLIG3 gene encoding oligodendrocyte transcription factor 3: MNSDSSSVSSRASSPDMDEMYLRDHHHHHHHHHHQDSRLNSVSSTQNDLVQKMSGEGLSRNGSKAGGESSKYKIKKQLSEQDLQQLRLKINGRERKRMHDLNLAMDGLREVMPYAHGPSVRKLSKIATLLLARNYILMLTSSLEEMKRLVGEIYGGHHSAFHCGTVGHSAGHPPHAAGTVHQVHPILGSALSSANTSSSLSASLPAIGTIRPPHSLLKTPSTPPALQLGSGFQHWAGLPCPCTICQMPPPPHLSALTASNMARISGETKDLLK, from the coding sequence ATGAATTCTGACTCCAGCTCTGTCTCCAGCAGAGCGTCCTCGCCAGACATGGATGAGATGTACCTGAgagaccaccaccaccaccaccaccatcaccaccaccaggACAGCCGGCTCAACTCCGTCTCCTCCACCCAGAACGACCTGGTGCAGAAGATGTCCGGGGAAGGCCTCTCCAGGAACGGCTCCAAGGCTGGAGGGGAAAGCAGCAAGTACaaaatcaagaagcagctctcGGAGCAGGACCTGCAGCAGCTGCGGCTGAAGATCAACGGCCGGGAGCGTAAGAGGATGCATGATCTCAACCTCGCCATGGACGGACTGCGGGAGGTGATGCCCTATGCCCACGGACCTTCCGTGAGAAAACTCTCCAAAATCGCCACCCTCCTGCTAGCCAGAAACTATATCCTGATGCTCACCAGTTCCCTGGAGGAGATGAAGAGGCTGGTGGGGGAAATCTACGGGGGGCACCACTCGGCCTTTCACTGCGGCACGGTGGGACACTCCGCCGGCCACCCGCCCCACGCCGCCGGCACCGTGCACCAGGTGCACCCCATCCTCGGCAGTGCCTTGTCCTCCGCcaacacctcctcctccctctccgCCTCCTTGCCGGCTATCGGCACCATCCGGCCCCCCCACTCTCTGCTCAAGACCCCCTcgaccccccccgccctgcaGCTCGGCAGCGGCTTCCAGCACTGGGCGGGCTTGCCGTGCCCCTGCACCATCTGCCAgatgccccccccgccccacctcTCGGCCCTCACCGCCTCCAACATGGCCAGGATCTCGGGAGAGACCAAGGACCTGCTGAAGTGA